One genomic segment of Mycolicibacterium gilvum includes these proteins:
- a CDS encoding circularly permuted type 2 ATP-grasp protein: MAVPATPPTPRLGAGRTDVDNPLEPYGSMRAQPSLFDVASAFGGLAGYDEFVDTAGDVRPAWQELADCVRDRGRGGLDRLRAVVRDLVDNDGITYVQTDREGEPVAGPWRLDALPLVISASDWDHLEAGLVQRSRLLDAVLTDVYGERRVVTGGVLPPELLFSHPGYLRAANGIEIPGRHQLFLHGCDISRNGTGDFVVNADYTQAPSGAGYALADRRVVAHAIPDLYEQIGPRQSSPWAQALRLALVDAAPDAVDEPMVVVLSPGIHSETAFDQAYLASVLGLPLVESADLVVRDGMLWMRSMGTLKRVDVVLRRVDADYADPLDLRPASRLGVVGLVEVLRRGAVTVVNSLGSGVLESPGLLRFLPEMAEHLLGETPLLPTPHLYWGGIDIERSHLVSNLGSLVIRPVTGGEPIVGATLSAARREELAARITATPWQWVGQEPPEFSSAPSDFLPGGLSSSSVGMRLFTVSQRSGYAPMIGGLGYLLAPGADAYRLKSVAAKDVWVRTATRVTAEAVPLPALATSSPTQEVSSPRVLSDLFWIGRYAERAEHTARLLTVTRERYHEYRYRRTMDGSECVPVLLTALGEITGTDTGAAGDYAEMVATAPTTLWSLTADRHRPGSLAQSVERLGLAARAVRDQMSNDTWMVLSALDRALLNAPDTPPDSQAEGDAFLASTNTLALAGMMALSGVAAESMVHDVGWTMMDIGKRIERGLALTALLRATLTTVRTPGAEQTVTESALVACESLVIYRRRNPGKISVAGVADLMLFDADNPRSLAYQLERLRTHLRSLPESTGSSRPERMVDEIAARLRRMEPGELEEVAADGTRDGLRALLTAIHRDLRELSAVITTVHLSLPGDMQPLWGPDERRVVP; encoded by the coding sequence ATGGCCGTCCCCGCAACACCTCCGACACCCCGACTGGGTGCCGGACGGACCGACGTCGACAATCCGCTGGAGCCCTACGGCTCCATGCGGGCGCAGCCGTCGCTGTTCGACGTGGCGTCGGCGTTCGGTGGCCTGGCCGGCTACGACGAGTTCGTCGACACGGCAGGCGATGTGAGGCCCGCCTGGCAGGAACTGGCCGACTGCGTCCGTGACCGCGGCCGCGGCGGACTCGACCGGCTGCGGGCCGTGGTCCGTGATCTGGTCGACAACGACGGCATCACCTACGTCCAGACCGACCGCGAGGGAGAGCCCGTCGCCGGGCCGTGGCGACTCGATGCGCTGCCACTGGTCATCTCGGCGTCGGACTGGGATCACCTCGAGGCCGGTCTGGTCCAACGCTCGCGGTTGCTCGACGCCGTGCTCACTGACGTCTACGGCGAACGCCGGGTCGTCACCGGCGGTGTGCTGCCACCGGAGCTGCTGTTCTCCCATCCCGGCTACCTGCGGGCGGCCAACGGCATCGAGATCCCCGGCCGCCATCAGCTCTTCCTGCACGGCTGTGACATCAGCCGCAACGGCACGGGTGACTTCGTCGTCAACGCCGACTACACGCAGGCGCCGTCGGGGGCGGGTTACGCGCTCGCCGACCGGAGGGTCGTCGCGCACGCGATCCCCGACCTCTACGAGCAGATCGGGCCGCGTCAGAGCTCGCCCTGGGCCCAGGCGCTGCGGCTGGCGCTCGTCGATGCCGCGCCCGACGCGGTCGACGAGCCGATGGTCGTCGTGCTCAGCCCCGGCATCCACTCCGAGACCGCGTTCGACCAGGCCTATCTGGCCAGCGTGCTGGGTCTTCCGCTGGTGGAGAGCGCCGACCTGGTGGTGCGCGACGGCATGTTGTGGATGCGGTCCATGGGCACCCTGAAACGGGTCGACGTGGTGCTGCGCAGGGTGGACGCCGACTACGCCGATCCGCTCGACCTGCGGCCGGCCTCCCGGCTGGGTGTGGTGGGCCTGGTGGAGGTGCTGCGCCGTGGAGCGGTCACGGTGGTCAACTCGCTGGGCAGCGGCGTGCTGGAAAGCCCTGGGCTGCTTCGCTTTCTGCCCGAGATGGCCGAACATCTCCTCGGTGAGACACCGCTGCTGCCGACCCCGCACCTGTACTGGGGTGGTATCGATATCGAGCGCTCCCACCTGGTGAGCAACCTGGGGTCACTGGTGATCAGGCCGGTGACCGGGGGTGAGCCGATCGTCGGCGCCACGCTGTCGGCGGCTCGCCGCGAGGAACTGGCGGCCAGGATCACCGCCACCCCGTGGCAGTGGGTCGGTCAGGAACCTCCCGAGTTCTCCTCGGCCCCATCGGATTTCCTGCCCGGCGGGCTGTCCTCGTCCAGTGTCGGGATGCGGTTGTTCACCGTGTCCCAGCGCAGCGGTTACGCGCCGATGATCGGTGGACTCGGTTATCTCCTGGCTCCTGGGGCGGATGCGTACCGACTCAAAAGTGTTGCTGCCAAGGATGTCTGGGTCCGCACCGCGACCAGGGTGACCGCCGAGGCGGTTCCGCTGCCGGCGCTGGCCACCTCGAGTCCGACCCAGGAGGTCAGCTCACCGCGTGTGCTGTCGGACCTCTTCTGGATCGGCCGCTACGCCGAGCGCGCCGAGCACACGGCCCGGCTCCTCACCGTCACCCGGGAGCGCTACCACGAGTACCGGTACCGGCGCACGATGGACGGCAGTGAGTGCGTCCCGGTCCTGCTCACCGCACTCGGCGAGATCACCGGCACCGACACCGGAGCCGCCGGCGACTACGCCGAGATGGTCGCGACCGCGCCGACGACCCTGTGGTCGCTGACGGCCGACCGTCACCGCCCCGGCTCCCTGGCCCAGTCGGTCGAGCGGCTCGGCCTGGCCGCCCGTGCCGTGCGTGACCAGATGTCCAACGACACCTGGATGGTGCTGTCCGCGCTGGACCGGGCGCTGCTCAACGCGCCTGACACACCGCCGGATTCACAGGCCGAGGGGGACGCGTTCCTCGCCTCGACCAACACCCTGGCCCTGGCCGGGATGATGGCGCTGTCGGGTGTGGCGGCCGAATCCATGGTCCACGACGTCGGCTGGACCATGATGGACATCGGCAAGCGGATCGAACGCGGACTGGCGCTCACCGCCCTGCTGCGAGCCACGCTGACCACGGTGCGCACCCCCGGCGCCGAGCAGACGGTCACCGAGTCGGCCCTCGTCGCCTGCGAGTCCCTGGTGATCTACCGCCGACGAAATCCCGGCAAGATCAGCGTCGCGGGCGTCGCCGATCTGATGCTCTTCGATGCCGACAACCCGCGCTCGCTGGCCTATCAACTCGAGCGGCTGAGAACCCATCTGCGATCCCTTCCGGAGTCGACGGGATCCTCGCGCCCCGAGCGGATGGTCGACGAGATCGCCGCCCGGCTGCGCCGGATGGAGCCGGGTGAACTGGAGGAGGTTGCCGCCGACGGCACCCGGGACGGACTGAGGGCTCTGCTCACCGCGATCCACCGCGACCTGCGCGAGCTCTCCGCTGTCATCACCACGGTCCACCTGTCGCTGCCCGGGGACATGCAGCCGCTGTGGGGGCCCGACGAACGGCGGGTGGTGCCGTGA
- a CDS encoding transglutaminase family protein produces MTAFPDGPVATGGSRCYEVTHRTEYRYSDVVTSSYGRGFLTPRDSARQRCLFHELAIEPDAADSSTSRDVYGNISSYFHVTARHRRLVITSRSVVEVDPPPPDLYQGPSARAPWEIARPVGADGALAKEFTLDLQPPEITEELRAYAAPSFVAGRPLIEVLRDLNERIYTDFTYRSGSTTVSTQVAEVLAAREGVCQDFARLAIACLRANGLAASYVSGYLATDPPPGKERMVGVDATHAWASVWTPQNLWLGLDPTNNQMVDERYVTVGFGRDYADVPPLRGIIYTDSESSVIDVSVDVAPYLGGVLNA; encoded by the coding sequence GTGACCGCCTTCCCCGACGGTCCCGTCGCAACCGGCGGCAGCCGCTGCTACGAGGTGACGCACCGCACCGAGTACCGGTACTCCGACGTCGTCACGAGCTCGTACGGCCGCGGCTTCCTCACGCCGCGCGACTCGGCGCGTCAGCGATGCCTGTTCCACGAACTCGCCATCGAGCCCGACGCCGCCGACAGCTCCACCAGCCGCGACGTCTACGGCAACATCAGCTCCTATTTCCACGTCACCGCACGGCACCGGCGGCTGGTCATCACGAGCCGGTCGGTCGTCGAGGTCGACCCGCCGCCGCCGGATCTGTACCAGGGGCCCTCGGCGCGCGCACCGTGGGAGATCGCGCGGCCGGTGGGCGCCGACGGCGCGCTGGCCAAGGAGTTCACGCTCGATCTGCAGCCACCCGAGATCACCGAGGAGCTGCGGGCCTACGCCGCACCGAGTTTCGTCGCCGGCCGGCCTCTGATCGAGGTGCTGCGCGACCTGAACGAGAGGATCTACACCGACTTCACCTACCGGTCCGGCTCGACGACGGTATCGACACAGGTCGCAGAGGTTTTGGCGGCGCGCGAGGGGGTATGTCAGGACTTCGCGCGGCTGGCGATCGCCTGCCTGCGTGCCAACGGTCTGGCCGCCAGCTACGTGTCTGGATACCTGGCGACGGACCCTCCGCCCGGGAAGGAACGCATGGTGGGAGTTGACGCGACGCACGCATGGGCGTCGGTGTGGACACCGCAGAATCTGTGGCTGGGCCTCGATCCGACCAACAACCAGATGGTCGACGAACGTTACGTGACGGTGGGTTTCGGGCGCGACTACGCCGACGTGCCGCCCCTGCGCGGCATCATCTACACGGATTCGGAGAGCAGCGTCATCGATGTGTCGGTCGACGTCGCGCCATACCTTGGGGGAGTACTGAATGCGTGA